CTGAGCTGTTGCCATTGTTCATTGACACAACGTCTTGCAGTCTGTTGCATTTTGTTTCTAGCTGCTCTGAATGCTTGCGGGGATTTCTCACCAGGGGAGCGCTTGTATTCAGTAAGGGCAGCACACTTGTATCAATGACGGGGGACATCTTGCTGGACTTGACATCGAACTAGTCGTTGTTCTTCGAGGTCTTTTTCCCAAAGGTCTAAAGGCTGTTTTCTGAATGGCCTCCCTGAGGCAGAGCAGCACTGGTGTTCGACAGACGGAGCTTCTTGGAGGGATTTGGCAAATTCCTCAACTTTCTCCGGAAGCTGCATGCTGGTGGTATTGATGCGAGGTTTGCTTTTCTGTTTGGAGCTGTAGAGTTTCTTAGGATGGAGCCTGATCTTGCTGCAGACGAGAGAGTGGTCAGTGTCGCAGTCTGTGCTGTGCGGATGATGTGCACAAACTTGATGTTGGTACATCAGATCAGATCGTGTCCAGCTGATACCAATGCTTTGAGCGGGGATGACGCCATAACACCTTGTGTTGTGGCTTGACCTGGAAGTAGGAGTAGGTCACGCAGAGGCCGTTGTAGGAGCAGAACTCCAACAGGCGCTACCCATTTTCGTTGATCTTGCCAACTCCAAAGCATCCAAGACAGGAAGGCCATGAGTCGTGATCGGCACCCACTcgagcattgaagtctcccaggaTGATGACGTGTTCCTTGGGGGGTATTTTCTTGATGACGTTGCTGATGTTGACATAAAACTCGTCCTTTGCTTCTGCAGTGGATGTAAGAGTGGGAGCGTAGGCGCTGACAAGAGCGACAAAGCCTTCGGAGGTATGGAGGCGGATTGTCATCAGGCGTTTGGATCCCTTGTTTCTTGGTTCAACCATCTTCAGCAGCGAAGGTTTGGGATCAGAGTTTTCCTTCTCGAAGGTTTGGGATCAGAGTTTTCCTTCTCCTAGGTGAGTTGCCTTACTGGGCTGACGAGTCCCAtatacctgataaaaaaaaaaaaaaaaaaaaaaaaaaaaaaaaaaaaaaaaaaaaaaaaaaaaaaatatatatatatatatatatatatatatatatatatatatatatatatatatatatatatatgtagttaaatatatttattataattgtcgatattgtgtgtgtgtgtgtgtgattacatatatgtatatatatatatgtacatatatgtgtttctatatatatatatatatatatatatatatgtgtgtgtgtgtgtgtgtgtgtgtgtgtgtgtgtgtgtgtgtgtgtgtgtgtgtgtgtgtgtgtgtgtgtgtgtgtatttatgtgattatttatgtacacatttatttatataaacattaatataaataaatagat
This Penaeus monodon isolate SGIC_2016 unplaced genomic scaffold, NSTDA_Pmon_1 PmonScaffold_312, whole genome shotgun sequence DNA region includes the following protein-coding sequences:
- the LOC119570549 gene encoding craniofacial development protein 2-like; amino-acid sequence: MVEPRNKGSKRLMTIRLHTSEGFVALVSAYAPTLTSTAEAKDEFYVNISNVIKKIPPKEHVIILGDFNARVGADHDSWPSCLGCFGVGKINENGSSHNTRCYGVIPAQSIGISWTRSDLMYQHQVCAHHPHSTDCDTDHSLVCSKIRLHPKKLYSSKQKSKPRINTTSMQLPEKVEEFAKSLQEAPSVEHQCCSASGRPFRKQPLDLWEKDLEEQRLCAALTEYKRSPGEKSPQAFRAARNKMQQTARRCVNEQWQQLSASIQSAGLGPTQSKTTHSRPQWGGDHDNGKR